In the genome of Bradyrhizobium arachidis, one region contains:
- a CDS encoding ABC-F family ATP-binding cassette domain-containing protein — MAPPLIQLKDIKLTFGGTPLLSGVELNVAPSERVCLIGRNGSGKSTLLKIAAGQIEPDSGTRFVQPGATVRYLPQEPDFGDHKTTLAYVESGLAPGDDQHQARYLLEQLGLTGEENPHNLSGGEARRAALAYVLAPSPDILLLDEPTNHLDLATIEWLEQELDSRRSALVIISHDRRFLTNLSRSTAWLDRGKIKQIDRGFASFESWRDEVLAEEERDQHKLDRKIVDEEHWLRHGVSGRRKRNVKRLANLHALRDQRRNYRGTAGAASLAAAEAEQSGKLVIEAKGITKAYGERKIVENFSTRIQRGDRLGIIGPNGAGKTTLVNLLIGGAEPDSGIVRLGANLETATLDQHRESLDPKSTLAEALTGGRGDQIMVGGKPKHVVGYMKDFLFAQEQRGTPVEVLSGGERGRLMLARALAKPSNLLVLDEPTNDLDLETLDVLEEMLGDYEGTVILISHDRDFLDRVVTSVIAPEGNGKWIEYAGGYSDMLSQRGADLKRETAKAQPVAEKKEERAPAPSSAPKRKLSFNEKHALETLPKRMDTLQAGIAKLQRVLDDPNLYAKDRKTFDDTSAAIAKAHEELSAAEERWLELEMLREEIEQA; from the coding sequence ATGGCGCCGCCGCTGATTCAACTGAAAGACATCAAGCTCACCTTCGGCGGCACGCCGCTGCTGTCGGGCGTCGAGCTCAACGTCGCGCCGTCCGAGCGCGTCTGCCTGATCGGCCGCAACGGTTCGGGCAAGTCGACACTGCTGAAGATCGCGGCCGGCCAGATCGAGCCCGATAGCGGCACGCGTTTCGTCCAGCCCGGAGCCACTGTGCGCTATCTGCCGCAGGAGCCGGATTTCGGCGACCACAAGACCACGCTCGCTTATGTCGAGTCTGGGCTCGCCCCCGGCGACGACCAGCACCAGGCACGCTACCTGCTGGAGCAACTCGGCCTCACCGGCGAGGAGAACCCGCACAATCTCTCCGGCGGCGAGGCCCGCCGCGCGGCGCTGGCCTACGTGCTCGCGCCCTCGCCCGATATCCTGCTGCTGGACGAGCCGACCAACCATCTCGATCTCGCCACCATCGAATGGCTGGAGCAGGAACTCGACTCCAGGCGCAGCGCGCTGGTGATCATCAGCCACGACCGCCGCTTCCTGACCAATCTGTCGCGCTCGACCGCCTGGCTCGACCGCGGCAAGATCAAGCAGATCGACCGCGGCTTTGCCTCGTTCGAGAGCTGGCGCGACGAGGTGCTGGCCGAGGAAGAGCGCGACCAGCACAAGCTCGACCGCAAGATCGTGGACGAGGAGCATTGGCTGCGCCACGGCGTCTCCGGCCGGCGCAAGCGCAACGTCAAGCGTCTCGCCAATCTGCACGCGCTGCGCGACCAGCGCCGCAACTATCGCGGCACCGCCGGCGCCGCCAGTCTCGCCGCGGCGGAAGCCGAGCAATCCGGCAAGCTGGTGATCGAGGCCAAGGGCATCACCAAGGCCTATGGCGAGCGCAAGATCGTCGAGAACTTTTCGACCCGCATCCAGCGCGGCGACCGGCTCGGCATCATCGGCCCGAACGGCGCCGGCAAGACCACGCTGGTCAATTTGCTCATCGGCGGGGCGGAGCCTGATTCCGGCATCGTGCGGCTCGGCGCCAATCTGGAGACGGCCACGCTCGACCAGCACCGAGAAAGCCTCGATCCCAAATCGACGCTGGCCGAAGCGCTGACCGGTGGCCGTGGCGATCAGATCATGGTCGGCGGCAAGCCGAAACACGTCGTCGGCTACATGAAGGACTTCCTGTTCGCCCAGGAGCAGCGCGGGACGCCGGTGGAGGTGCTCTCCGGCGGCGAGCGTGGCCGTCTGATGCTGGCCCGCGCATTGGCAAAGCCGTCGAACCTCCTGGTGCTGGACGAGCCGACCAACGATCTCGACCTTGAGACGCTCGACGTGCTCGAGGAGATGCTCGGCGATTACGAGGGCACGGTCATCCTGATCAGCCACGACCGTGACTTCCTTGACCGCGTCGTCACCTCCGTGATCGCGCCCGAGGGCAACGGCAAGTGGATCGAATATGCCGGCGGCTACAGCGACATGCTGAGCCAGCGCGGCGCGGATCTAAAGCGCGAGACGGCGAAGGCGCAGCCTGTTGCAGAAAAGAAAGAGGAGCGCGCCCCTGCTCCGTCGTCCGCGCCCAAGCGCAAGCTCAGCTTCAACGAGAAGCATGCGCTGGAAACATTGCCGAAGAGGATGGACACGCTTCAGGCTGGTATTGCAAAATTGCAGCGCGTGCTCGACGATCCCAACCTCTACGCCAAGGATCGCAAGACATTCGACGACACGTCGGCTGCGATCGCCAAGGCGCATGAAGAACTGTCCGCCGCCGAAGAGCGCTGGCTCGAACTGGAAATGCTTCGCGAAGAAATAGAGCAGGCTTGA
- a CDS encoding xanthine dehydrogenase family protein molybdopterin-binding subunit: MQEHTKSSTLENAIALQKYGVGQPVRRKEDDTLVRGKGRYTDDFNLPGQAYAVVVRSTHAHGVIRGIGIDAAKAMPGVLGVWTGTDLDAAGYGPFTCGLPLKSRDGSPLLQTNRQPLATDKVRFVGDPVAFVVAETLAQARDAAEAVELDIEPLPAVTDPEEAAQLGAPQLYDHIPNNVALDYHYGDMDKVNAAFASAAHVTRIDIENTRVAVVSMEPRVGLASYDKTTERYTIQMPTQGVAGNRANLAKNLKVPNGKVRILTANVGGSFGMKNVNYPEYMCILYAAKSLGRPVKWLDERSTSFLSDSHGRAQKIHAELALDAEGHFLAAKLSGYGNLGAYITGVAPGPLSLNTGKNFSSVYRTPLMGVDIKTVLTNTTLMGAYRGAGRPEANYYMERLIDRAADEMGINRLTMRKRNFIKPNQMPFPASSGVTYDSGDFQAVFNKALEISDHENFAKRKKESRKAGKLRGIAVGSYLEVTAPPSVELGKIVFDPDGTVQLITGTLDYGQGHATPFAQVLCDQLGVPFENVKLVQGDSDIVHTGNGTGGSRSITASGMAIVGAAKLVIEKGKRAAAHMLEASEADIEFADGSFTIAGTDRSIDIMELARKLHDGKVPEGVPDSLDVDHTSEPVPSAFPNGCHVAEVEVDPDTGVVQIVRYSAVNDFGTVINPLLVAGQLHGGVVQGIGQALMEHIRYDDSGQPITGSLMDYALPRAEDVPNMTVGDHPVPATTNPLGSKGCGEAGCAGSLSTVVNAVLDALSDYGIKHIDMPLTPERVWRAIQDAKGKAA; this comes from the coding sequence ATGCAAGAACACACCAAATCCTCCACGCTCGAAAACGCTATTGCACTGCAAAAATACGGCGTCGGGCAGCCGGTCCGCCGCAAGGAAGACGACACGCTGGTGCGCGGCAAGGGTCGCTATACCGACGATTTCAACCTGCCCGGCCAGGCCTATGCCGTGGTGGTCCGCTCGACCCATGCCCATGGCGTCATCCGCGGCATCGGCATCGACGCCGCCAAGGCGATGCCGGGCGTGCTCGGGGTGTGGACCGGAACCGACCTCGATGCCGCCGGCTATGGTCCCTTCACCTGCGGCCTGCCGCTGAAGAGCCGCGACGGCTCGCCCCTGCTCCAGACCAACCGCCAGCCGCTGGCGACCGACAAGGTCCGCTTTGTCGGCGATCCCGTCGCCTTCGTGGTCGCGGAGACGCTGGCGCAGGCGCGCGACGCCGCCGAGGCAGTCGAGCTCGATATCGAGCCGCTGCCGGCGGTGACCGACCCCGAGGAAGCCGCCCAGCTCGGCGCACCGCAGCTTTACGACCACATCCCGAACAACGTCGCGCTCGACTACCACTATGGCGACATGGACAAGGTCAATGCCGCCTTCGCCAGCGCCGCCCATGTCACCAGGATCGACATCGAGAACACCCGCGTCGCCGTCGTCTCGATGGAGCCGCGCGTGGGGCTCGCCTCCTACGACAAGACAACCGAGCGCTACACCATCCAGATGCCGACGCAGGGCGTTGCGGGCAACCGCGCCAACCTCGCCAAGAACCTGAAGGTGCCGAACGGGAAGGTGCGCATCCTCACCGCCAATGTCGGCGGCTCCTTCGGCATGAAGAACGTCAACTATCCCGAATACATGTGCATCCTGTACGCGGCGAAGTCGCTGGGGCGCCCGGTGAAGTGGCTGGACGAGCGCTCGACCAGCTTCCTCTCGGACAGCCACGGCCGCGCGCAGAAAATCCATGCCGAGCTCGCGCTCGACGCCGAGGGGCATTTCCTCGCGGCAAAACTCTCCGGATACGGCAATCTCGGCGCCTACATCACCGGCGTTGCGCCGGGGCCGCTCTCGCTCAACACCGGCAAGAACTTCTCCAGCGTCTACCGCACGCCGCTGATGGGCGTCGACATCAAGACGGTGCTGACCAACACCACGCTGATGGGCGCCTATCGCGGCGCCGGCCGGCCCGAGGCGAATTACTACATGGAGCGGCTGATCGACCGCGCCGCCGACGAGATGGGCATCAACCGCCTGACGATGCGTAAGCGCAACTTCATCAAGCCGAACCAGATGCCCTTCCCCGCCTCCTCCGGCGTCACCTATGACAGCGGCGACTTCCAGGCCGTGTTCAACAAGGCGCTCGAAATCTCCGACCACGAGAATTTCGCCAAGCGCAAGAAGGAAAGCAGGAAGGCCGGCAAGCTGCGCGGCATCGCGGTCGGCTCCTATCTCGAGGTCACCGCGCCGCCGAGCGTCGAGCTCGGCAAGATCGTGTTCGATCCTGACGGCACCGTGCAGCTGATCACCGGCACGCTCGATTACGGCCAGGGCCACGCCACCCCGTTCGCGCAGGTGCTGTGCGACCAGCTCGGGGTGCCCTTCGAGAACGTCAAGCTGGTGCAGGGCGACAGCGACATCGTCCACACCGGTAATGGCACCGGCGGCTCGCGCTCGATCACCGCAAGCGGCATGGCGATCGTGGGCGCTGCCAAGCTCGTCATCGAAAAGGGCAAGCGCGCCGCTGCGCACATGCTAGAAGCGTCCGAAGCCGACATCGAATTCGCCGACGGCAGTTTCACCATCGCCGGCACCGACCGCAGCATCGACATCATGGAGCTCGCCAGGAAGCTGCATGACGGCAAGGTGCCCGAGGGCGTGCCTGACAGTCTCGACGTCGACCACACCAGCGAGCCGGTGCCGTCGGCCTTCCCGAACGGCTGCCACGTCGCTGAAGTCGAGGTCGATCCGGACACCGGGGTAGTGCAGATCGTGCGCTACAGCGCGGTCAACGATTTCGGCACGGTGATCAACCCGTTGCTGGTCGCGGGCCAGCTGCATGGCGGCGTGGTCCAGGGCATCGGCCAGGCGCTGATGGAGCACATCCGCTACGACGACAGCGGCCAACCGATCACGGGCTCGCTGATGGACTACGCCCTGCCCCGCGCCGAGGACGTGCCGAACATGACGGTCGGCGATCACCCGGTGCCCGCCACGACCAATCCGCTCGGCAGCAAGGGCTGCGGAGAAGCCGGCTGCGCCGGCAGCCTGTCGACGGTGGTGAACGCGGTGCTCGATGCGCTCTCCGACTACGGCATCAAGCACATCGACATGCCGCTGACCCCGGAGCGCGTGTGGCGCGCGATCCAGGATGCGAAAGGCAAGGCGGCCTAG
- a CDS encoding DUF5107 domain-containing protein encodes MPVEVVLRALVRFGIALLLSLCALCVAHAAAPVPDRVSLSEQTTTWSTVKFAVDAENGFVSGSLDKSTIVERNFKSYVLENRYLKVTLVPEFGGRILSMVYKPTGHEQLYRTEVGVPYGMKAGNFYYDWLMVYGGIFPTFPDAEHGKTWLKPWAFRVVKEGTDEVTIVMSFQDDFDYSARPSKFRGATGIEANYYVTLKADRAALDARVVLRNPNDRAVQYEYWTCTTLAPGSEPKNLRATGGAEIIAPIRTYTTPAWSASLADGDESAGMGRWRFENLRYFKNWPTMGIAYAAPDMQGGNFWGVINHDNAEGIIRIADNTLTRGLKMWTWGFPSLTGETDARKDPSEWRPYVELWAGVSDQFFHSADFPARSEVSIPETYSPTVGMSNVTHANEKILINFSAEASRAVLEFFSIEPAIPLLVTLKRGDTTLFSGAVSADPSNGNRIAAAIADGRSGEKIRLTITTTEGKELIAAETAIN; translated from the coding sequence ATGCCAGTTGAGGTGGTCTTGCGCGCCCTCGTTCGTTTCGGAATAGCGCTCCTTTTGTCGCTCTGTGCGCTTTGCGTCGCGCATGCCGCTGCGCCGGTGCCCGATCGTGTGTCACTCAGCGAGCAGACGACGACGTGGAGCACCGTCAAGTTCGCCGTCGATGCGGAGAATGGCTTTGTCAGCGGATCGCTCGACAAGAGCACGATCGTCGAACGCAATTTCAAATCCTACGTGCTCGAGAACCGATATCTGAAGGTAACGCTCGTGCCCGAATTCGGAGGGCGTATTCTTTCCATGGTCTACAAGCCGACCGGCCACGAGCAGCTTTATCGAACGGAAGTCGGAGTGCCCTACGGCATGAAGGCCGGAAATTTCTACTACGACTGGCTGATGGTGTACGGCGGAATCTTCCCAACGTTCCCGGATGCCGAGCATGGCAAGACGTGGCTGAAGCCGTGGGCTTTCCGGGTGGTGAAGGAGGGCACCGACGAAGTCACGATCGTGATGTCGTTCCAGGATGACTTCGACTATTCCGCGCGGCCCAGCAAGTTCAGGGGCGCGACCGGCATCGAGGCGAACTACTACGTTACGCTGAAGGCCGATCGAGCCGCACTCGATGCGCGCGTGGTGCTGAGGAATCCGAACGACAGGGCTGTTCAATACGAGTACTGGACGTGCACGACGCTCGCTCCGGGATCGGAGCCGAAAAATCTGAGGGCAACGGGCGGCGCCGAAATCATCGCGCCGATCCGGACCTACACGACGCCTGCCTGGTCGGCCAGTCTGGCAGACGGCGACGAGAGCGCGGGTATGGGCAGGTGGCGTTTCGAGAACCTGCGCTACTTCAAGAACTGGCCAACGATGGGCATCGCCTATGCTGCACCAGATATGCAGGGCGGGAATTTCTGGGGCGTCATCAACCACGACAACGCAGAAGGCATTATTCGCATTGCGGACAATACCCTCACGCGGGGCTTGAAAATGTGGACGTGGGGGTTTCCTTCGCTGACCGGCGAAACCGATGCCCGGAAGGATCCGAGCGAGTGGCGGCCCTACGTCGAATTATGGGCGGGCGTGTCAGACCAGTTTTTCCACAGCGCAGACTTTCCCGCACGCAGCGAGGTGTCGATTCCGGAAACCTACAGCCCGACCGTCGGCATGAGCAACGTGACGCATGCGAACGAGAAGATCCTGATCAATTTCTCGGCCGAGGCGTCTCGCGCCGTTCTCGAGTTCTTCAGCATCGAACCGGCCATCCCGTTGCTTGTCACGTTGAAACGAGGTGACACGACTCTGTTCAGCGGGGCCGTGAGCGCCGATCCGAGCAACGGAAATCGCATTGCGGCAGCGATTGCCGACGGCCGCAGCGGGGAAAAGATACGGCTAACGATCACGACCACCGAGGGAAAAGAGTTGATCGCCGCCGAAACGGCGATCAACTGA
- a CDS encoding RlmE family RNA methyltransferase has product MAKDTTGRLHVQVKTGGKRKLSSKLWLERQLNDPYVAKAKAAGYRSRAAFKLLEIDDKFRLLKSGMAVVDLGAAPGGWSQIAAKRVGSTEGKGKVVAIDLLEMPEIPGVDFAQLDFMDNDAPDKLTAMLGGGADIVMSDMAANTTGHRKTDQLRIVGLVETAAAFACDVLKPGGTFLAKTFQSGADADLLAQLKRDFATVRHVKPAASRQDSSERYVLATGFRGAGGE; this is encoded by the coding sequence ATGGCGAAAGACACCACCGGCCGCTTGCACGTCCAGGTCAAGACCGGCGGCAAGCGCAAATTGTCGTCCAAGCTGTGGCTGGAGCGGCAGCTCAACGATCCCTATGTCGCGAAGGCCAAGGCGGCAGGCTATCGCTCGCGCGCCGCGTTCAAGCTGCTCGAGATCGACGACAAGTTCCGGCTGCTGAAATCAGGCATGGCCGTGGTCGACCTTGGCGCCGCGCCCGGCGGCTGGAGCCAGATCGCCGCCAAGCGCGTCGGCTCGACGGAAGGCAAGGGCAAGGTGGTCGCGATCGACCTGTTGGAAATGCCCGAGATTCCCGGCGTCGACTTCGCCCAGCTCGATTTCATGGACAATGACGCACCCGACAAGCTCACCGCGATGCTTGGCGGCGGCGCCGATATCGTGATGTCCGACATGGCCGCCAACACCACCGGCCATCGCAAGACCGACCAGCTCCGCATCGTCGGCCTCGTCGAGACGGCGGCTGCCTTCGCCTGCGACGTGCTCAAGCCCGGTGGCACGTTCCTGGCAAAAACCTTCCAGAGCGGCGCCGACGCCGATCTGCTCGCCCAGCTCAAGCGCGACTTTGCGACGGTGCGTCACGTGAAGCCGGCGGCGAGCCGGCAGGATTCCTCGGAGCGCTACGTGCTCGCGACGGGATTTCGTGGGGCGGGCGGAGAGTAG
- a CDS encoding Ppx/GppA phosphatase family protein produces MNDHTRLRDGHVPHGELEGSMAAVALATEPAVPAQAAGTGVYAALDLGTNNCRLLIACPTPDGFRVVDSFSRIIRLGEGVSATGCISEAAIERAIAALSICRDKINLRKARRLRLIATEACRAASNAEGFRSRVAAETGIELEVIDRETEAALAVLGCSPLVDPKGRGAILFDIGGGSTELVRIERDPENPEPRIKAWMSIPYGVVTLAEQFGGRDVTPGIYDAMEREVASHVAPFAEQHGRDLTDMHLLGTSGTVTTLAGIHLNLPRYDRRRIDSIWMNDADITATINKLLGMSYEERANNSCISVERADLVLAGCAILDAIRRAFPLPRLRVADRGLREGMLVEMMREDGAIRSW; encoded by the coding sequence ATGAATGACCATACGCGGCTCCGCGACGGCCATGTGCCGCACGGTGAGCTGGAGGGGTCGATGGCGGCGGTGGCATTGGCCACCGAGCCCGCCGTCCCCGCGCAGGCCGCCGGAACCGGCGTCTACGCGGCGCTGGACCTCGGCACCAACAATTGCAGGCTGCTGATCGCCTGTCCGACCCCCGATGGCTTTCGCGTGGTCGATTCCTTCTCGCGCATCATCCGGCTCGGCGAGGGGGTTTCGGCGACCGGGTGCATCAGCGAGGCCGCGATCGAGCGCGCCATCGCCGCGCTCAGCATCTGCCGCGACAAGATCAATCTGCGCAAGGCGCGGCGGCTGCGGCTGATCGCGACCGAGGCCTGCCGTGCCGCCTCGAACGCGGAAGGCTTCCGCAGCCGCGTCGCTGCCGAGACCGGCATCGAGCTCGAGGTGATCGACCGCGAGACCGAGGCGGCGCTCGCCGTGCTCGGCTGCTCGCCGCTGGTCGATCCCAAGGGCAGGGGCGCGATCCTGTTCGATATCGGCGGCGGCTCGACCGAGCTGGTGCGGATCGAGCGGGACCCGGAGAATCCGGAGCCGCGCATCAAGGCCTGGATGTCGATCCCGTACGGGGTGGTCACGCTCGCCGAACAATTCGGCGGCCGCGATGTGACGCCAGGGATTTACGACGCGATGGAGCGGGAGGTGGCCAGCCACGTCGCGCCATTCGCGGAACAGCATGGCCGCGACCTCACGGATATGCACCTGCTCGGCACCTCGGGCACGGTGACGACGCTCGCCGGCATCCATCTCAACCTGCCGCGCTACGACCGCCGCCGCATCGACAGCATCTGGATGAACGACGCCGACATCACCGCGACCATCAACAAGCTGCTCGGCATGAGCTACGAGGAGCGCGCCAACAACAGCTGCATCAGCGTCGAGCGCGCCGATCTCGTGCTGGCCGGCTGCGCCATCCTCGATGCGATCAGGCGCGCTTTCCCGCTGCCGCGCCTGCGCGTCGCCGACCGGGGCCTGCGCGAGGGCATGCTGGTCGAGATGATGCGCGAGGACGGCGCGATTCGGAGCTGGTGA
- a CDS encoding YaiI/YqxD family protein, whose amino-acid sequence MTDTPTRIYVDADACPVKDEIYRVALRHKVPVSVVAGNFIRVPQDPMIERIAAGTGMDAADDWIAERAKPGDVVVTSDIPLASRCVKAGADVIAPNGKPFTEESIGMTLALRNLMTDLRSAGEVTGGPRSFAPRDRSAFLSALDQTLRRIQRRRTDAAATSQNLSQG is encoded by the coding sequence ATGACTGACACCCCCACCCGCATCTATGTCGACGCCGACGCCTGTCCGGTGAAGGACGAGATTTATCGCGTCGCGCTCCGGCATAAGGTGCCTGTGAGCGTGGTCGCCGGCAACTTTATCCGCGTGCCGCAGGACCCGATGATCGAGCGTATCGCCGCCGGCACCGGCATGGACGCGGCCGACGACTGGATCGCGGAGCGGGCAAAGCCCGGCGACGTGGTCGTGACATCAGACATTCCGCTCGCTAGCCGCTGCGTCAAGGCGGGCGCCGACGTGATCGCGCCGAACGGGAAACCGTTCACCGAGGAATCGATCGGGATGACGCTGGCGCTCCGCAACCTGATGACGGATCTGCGCTCGGCCGGCGAAGTCACCGGCGGTCCGCGATCGTTCGCGCCGCGCGACCGTTCCGCCTTCCTCTCGGCGCTCGACCAGACGCTGCGCCGGATCCAGCGCCGCCGCACTGACGCGGCCGCCACGAGCCAGAATCTGAGTCAAGGCTGA